Part of the Brassica oleracea var. oleracea cultivar TO1000 chromosome C8, BOL, whole genome shotgun sequence genome is shown below.
AAATGCTTCCATGGCGGTCTGATATAAAAACCACTTCTGCGGAATCCACGACAAAGGTGCTAAGCTTTTGGAGAAACCACTCCCATGCAGAATCATTTTCACTATCGACCACTCCAAAGGCAAGAGGGAATATTTGAAAATTTGCATCTTGGGCACATGCAGATAGTAGGCAACCTCCATATCGCCCTTTAAGACTTGTTCCGTCAATCATAATGACTTTCCGCATGTATTGGTACCCTGCAACTGATGCACCATACGCTATGAAGGCGTACTTAAACATGATACCACCAACATCCAACTCGGTGTTCTCCAGAATACAAATTGTTCCTGGGTTGGTTGTTTGAAGTAGACCCATATATGCAGGCAAGAGAGCGTAACTTCCAGCCATTGACCCGAGGGAACCTTCCATCGCAACTTCCCTGGCCCTCCATGCTTTCCAATATGACACGTTTACATGGTACTCATCAAGTAACATTTTCCTGATACCATCTGGAGTTGGACCTTTCTTAATGCCCACATAACGTGACTGCATCAGTTCACCAATAACTTGCGTTGTAGCGAGCCGGTGATAGTTCCTTCTTGCATCAACCGTACAACAATGCTTTAATGTTGCTTGGCGTATTTGGAAATTTCCTGACCCATCCAGCTTCACCGCATATACCCTCCAAGGACATTCTTCGGCAACACAAACGAGGACCATAAATTTTGGCGTTGATCTTCGGGTGCGGAAGTGAAATTTGCGGTTTATTGCATAAATTGCAATTTTAATTTTGCAATCACTCTTAGACTTGAAGACTCGTCCTACGAATATACCATCCCCTTCGTAGCGCACATCTTCTAACGCACCATCAACGCCTGCGAAATAAACACATAAGCCTATGTTAAGACTCATCAGACTTGATCAATCCTTGCATATCGTAGTGACCAAACTATTCCATATATAAGAAATAGTATAGTACGTACCATCTCGACCGATGCTATCAATGACGGGGGGAGCATCGCGACCAAACAGAGCTGGCTCACCCGTTATGTCGTTCAACATTTCAAATAATGCATCTTGGAATCGATTCCAAATGTTGTATTGCTCAACTGGGAGCTCTTGCGGTAGGGTTTCAGGCTCTGTCTCTTCAGATGAGACCCCGTGCTGTTCATTGTTCTCTTCAGGAACATGTGGGGGGAAAAGTTGTCGTCGTACGTTACGACTGCTCTCTTCGTGTTCCCATGCTGGGCTTCGTCGAGTAGCCCTCCCTGGGACCTCACAATCATCTTCATCACAATCTATGTCCCCTCTTTGGTCGACGGCTATACCCTTCCCCTTATTGGTGTCGCGCAGACGAGGACTTTGAAGACGTATTATTGAAGGTTCGCGTATTGTTATTCCGCCACGGTAATATGGAATAGTATTACCCGGTTCCTCTATAGTCATTGTTCCGACCGTTTCTTTTAGTGGGGGGCATGTGAGTGGGGTATCAGACATTGCGAAATCGTGCCATGCGTCCTCTGAATATGACCCTACGCCACCCTCTTCTATGGGATCCTCACAACCGCCTGGTGTCCCATGCTGATCGTCTCCGCCGTCAGGTTTTCCCTGTGTTCCGACAACATCTACAACTTGTGCTATGGAGACACACAAGTTGACCTCTTCAATTTTCCTCCGCATTTGAACGAATTGTTCAACTTCATAGTCATCGCTTATGAACTGAGGGGTTGAGCCATCTCCGTCGTCAATCTCAAGCCATGCGGGGTATTGATAAGATAATTTCACCGAAGTGTTTTTTGTTTCCATACCCACCCGTGTCTTCACCATGTCAACCAACTCCTCAAATGGGAGTCCAGATTTGAGTTGGATCCACATATGATCTGCTTCAAACTTCTGGTCAAATATCCAGCGACCATCGAGTTCGCGGACCCATTGACCCGTTAGAATGCGAACCTTGTCCTGTGGAAATATCTGTTGACGCGTAAAAGAAAAATATGTTAGATTCATACTTTTCTATTATTATTGTATGGAGTAGTACAGAAAGCTTCAAAACCATCCCCACCAGATCTAAGCTATTCTCACTTATATAAGCACACCAACATATACAACCCTACCCGATTCCCATCAGATCCATTTAATGCAAACTATGGTGAAAGTTATCGATTTACCTCAACTTCATTTGTTTCCGTATTAAGTGCTCCGTTGTCTGCATCTGCTGCCATGTTTCTGAAACTCTTCTATGCTGAACTTACAGAATAGAATATATGCCTTAAATGAAAAATATATGTGTTAATAGCCACACAAAGTTTTAAGCGGGAAACGTAGTTCAATTAATTACTGATGTAAGTGTTAGGTTACCGATTTGACTGAGCAGAGTAAATAGGTGTACATTTGTAGGGGTCAGTATGAACAGAATGCAAACAACTGTCTGAGCTACTCTCACGCATACGCGCTACCAAAGGAGAAAAGGGTCCAAAACTGCTCTAGCTTGTCACATCCGCACTGTCAGATTTTCCTTTGGTTAGTTTCTCAATTCTTCTCCCATTAGTGTTACTTCGCCAATTCACCCAAAAAGAAAACATATAGCCAGTGAAAAAGGCTAATATCATTCGCCTGTGAGATCTGAATCTATAAAGTTATTCGTCACTTCACTCACTCCCATTCTCGGATCTCTCGACTCTTCTTGTTCTTCTGTGAGTTTTTCCATTTTTTCCTTCTTTTTTTAACAATCAATGAATGTTTCAGTTTACCCGGAAATCGATACTTTCATTACCGAGAAAATGGAAACACTACTTACTACTCTGTACTCCCAGATCTACTAGTTCAGTTTAGTTCTAAAAGATTTAATCCTTTTTGTTTTGTCTGAGGAAGAACAAAACTTGTCGGTGGTTCCTCCAAAACTAAAGATTTATAAACACTACAGTTACTTGGTTTCCACTTAACTTTAGGTTCTGTTTCAAGATGCTAAGGTTTTGTTTTTGGCACAATAAAAACGGATCTGAATCTTCCATTCCAAGTCTGTTTTTTTATTCCATCCATTTATTGTTAACTTTGAAAATTTGTTGCCACTGACTATCTATATTACACTATCTCACACTTTTGACTGTGTTTAATTCTTCTCTTTATTTATTTATGCAGAGAAACTCACATAGTTAGCTAGAGGAAAGTTTTTGTTTAGGAATCTCTTTTGATTCTTTGGGTTTTGATGATGAGAGGGAGATCTGATGGAGGCCAAAAGAAGCGCCTCATTGCTTCCATCTGCGTGGTGGCTTTATTCCTCTGTTTCTTGTATATGTACTATGATTCCTCTAGCCAAGGTGCATCAGCATTGGAATATGGAAGATCATTGAGAAAACTCGGATCTTCTTATTTGGGTGGTGATGATGATGATACCAAACAGGATGGATCTGTGAGCAATGAAGAAGACAGTCTTGTTGTGGCAAAGAGCTTCCCTGTAAGTTGCTTTATCCAAACTCAAATGTAAACTTATGCTTAATGCAAAAGCTAACTTTGGTGTATACATGTTAAGGTTTGTGATGACAGACATTCAGAGATCATCCCTTGCTTAGATAGGAACTTCATCTACCAAATGAGGTTGAAGCTTGATCTATCTCTAATGGAACATTATGAACGTCACTGTCCTCCACCAGAAAGAAAGTTTAATTGTTTGATTCCTCCTCCATCTGGTTACAAGGTAGCTACATTTTTTGCTTTCTTCTTGCTTTTGATTTCACCACTTTCTGCTACCTTTGTCCTGATTGTTTTTGTTCTTTTAGGTTCCTATAAAGTGGCCTAAGAGCAGAGATGAAGTGTGGCAAGCAAACATACCTCACACTCACCTTGCTAAAGAGAAGTCTGACCAGAACTGGATGGTTGTCAAAGGCGATAAGATCAATTTTCCAGGTGGTGGCACTCATTTCCATTATGGAGCTGATAAGTACATTGCATCCATTGCCAATGTAAGCCTCTTTGCTTAATTTTTTCGTTAATGATAATATGCAATGTTCTAAAAATCGGTTATATCCAAAACGATTTTCTTAAAATCTGATATATGTGATTCAAGTCGGTTTAGACTGTGGTTTAGACTGTTTCGGTTGAAATTAGTCTATATCAATCTAAATATTTTAATCGGTCTAAATCCCTAAATCTGTTTAATTGGTTTGTTTGTGTATCTAATTTTTAAAATTCATCAAAAAAAATTTTATAACTTGACATTAAAAAAAACTAAAATATTTAATATAAAAATGTGTTTCTATTGGCTTCTTGTGACTTGCAGATGCTTAACTTTTCTAACGATGTATTAAACGACCAAGGGAGATTAAGAACGGTTCTTGATGTTGGATGTGGAGTTGCTAGTTTCGGAGCTTACCTCCTCTCATCTGACATAATCGCAATGTCATTAGCGCCTAACGACGTTCACCAGAACCAAATCCAGTTTGCATTAGAGAGAGGCATCCCTGCTTACCTCGGCGTTTTAGGCACCAAGAGACTTCCTTACCCGAGCAGATCATTCGAGCTAGCTCACTGCTCTCGGTGTAGGATCGACTGGCTTCAAAGAGACGGCATCCTTCTTCTCGAGCTGGACCGAGTGCTAAGACCTGGAGGCTATTTCGCTTATTCCTCTCCCGAAGCTTACGCGCAAGACGAAGATAGTTTGAGGATATGGAAGGAGATGAG
Proteins encoded:
- the LOC106312088 gene encoding probable methyltransferase PMT8 produces the protein MMRGRSDGGQKKRLIASICVVALFLCFLYMYYDSSSQGASALEYGRSLRKLGSSYLGGDDDDTKQDGSVSNEEDSLVVAKSFPVCDDRHSEIIPCLDRNFIYQMRLKLDLSLMEHYERHCPPPERKFNCLIPPPSGYKVPIKWPKSRDEVWQANIPHTHLAKEKSDQNWMVVKGDKINFPGGGTHFHYGADKYIASIANMLNFSNDVLNDQGRLRTVLDVGCGVASFGAYLLSSDIIAMSLAPNDVHQNQIQFALERGIPAYLGVLGTKRLPYPSRSFELAHCSRCRIDWLQRDGILLLELDRVLRPGGYFAYSSPEAYAQDEDSLRIWKEMSTLVERMCWRIAAKRNQTVVWQKPLSNDCYLEREAGTQPPLCRSDADPDAVYGVSMEACITPYSKHDHKTKGSGLAPWPARMTSPPPRLADFGYSTHMFEKDTELWKQQVDSYWNLMSSKIKANTVRNIMDMKAHMGSFAAALKDKDVWVMNVVSPYGPNTLKLIYDRGLIGTNHNWCEAFSTYPRTYDLLHAWTVFSDIKSKGCSVEDLLLEMDRILRPTGFIIIRDKESIVESIKKYMKALHWEVVALEKVTTGSELDQDNEDGENNVVFIVRKKLWLTSESLRDNE